A window of the Phycicoccus sp. M110.8 genome harbors these coding sequences:
- a CDS encoding dienelactone hydrolase family protein: MARGSLLGVDTGRGVMPAYAAVPDTPAPWPGVVVLHDFTGMSEDLRSHADWLAGEGFLAIAPDLYHWGGRLRCLRTIMRELGVRHGRTFDDIEAARRWLRDHDGCSGAVGVLGFCMGGGYAIALAEGHGFDASSVNYGGCPSDARDWLPRACPVVGSFGEKDWSPLGARAGRRLDDLLTEFDVPHDVKVYPGVRHGFMNDPAPQDQSLFLRFLARVSGMRYDETATTDARRRIVAFFDLHLRRGPHPAP; the protein is encoded by the coding sequence ATGGCGAGGGGATCGCTGCTGGGGGTCGACACCGGCCGGGGTGTGATGCCCGCGTATGCCGCGGTTCCGGACACGCCTGCACCGTGGCCGGGCGTCGTCGTCCTCCACGACTTCACCGGCATGAGCGAGGACCTGCGCTCGCACGCGGACTGGCTGGCGGGTGAGGGGTTCCTGGCCATCGCGCCGGACCTCTACCACTGGGGCGGCCGCCTGCGTTGCCTCCGGACGATCATGCGCGAGCTCGGTGTGCGGCACGGGCGGACCTTCGACGACATCGAGGCAGCGCGACGCTGGCTCCGCGACCACGACGGCTGCTCGGGGGCGGTCGGGGTCCTGGGCTTCTGCATGGGTGGGGGGTATGCGATCGCCCTGGCCGAGGGCCACGGTTTCGACGCCTCGTCCGTGAACTACGGCGGCTGCCCCTCGGACGCCCGGGACTGGTTGCCGCGCGCGTGCCCGGTCGTCGGCAGCTTCGGCGAGAAGGACTGGTCCCCGCTCGGGGCACGTGCCGGACGCCGGCTGGACGACCTCCTCACCGAGTTCGACGTGCCCCATGACGTCAAGGTCTACCCGGGCGTCCGTCACGGCTTCATGAACGACCCCGCACCGCAGGACCAGAGCCTCTTCCTGCGCTTCCTCGCCCGTGTCTCCGGCATGCGGTACGACGAGACCGCGACCACCGACGCGCGTCGGCGCATCGTCGCGTTCTTCGACCTGCACCTGCGGAGGGGTCCCCACCCCGCGCCCTGA